A single Providencia manganoxydans DNA region contains:
- a CDS encoding aminoglycoside 6-adenylyltransferase encodes MESPAALINKIISISLLDPRIEAVILTGSRGRERHIDHYSDIDIELIGLGVTDLFHDQRWINQFGHPLVALHLINGGIGEPESPTCLVIYEQGRKVDFTFAEPCRLQKMQQYGLDDTYARGYTILLDKTGITEKLPNGFILPSLKQLSEQQFTFIAKEFWYEAHQVAIALLRNEMWSAWSRDADMKKALLTMTECLVSTKQGKQQDVWYNGKNYQTWMPETITQSMETLFDYRNAQTAATALHSLMTCFDKVTSELARQLNYPIDPLMNIRMQELVIGLLQDRELLPEGI; translated from the coding sequence ATGGAATCCCCCGCAGCTTTAATAAATAAAATAATTTCAATTTCTTTACTCGACCCTCGAATTGAGGCCGTAATATTAACCGGCTCAAGAGGAAGAGAACGGCATATCGATCATTATTCTGATATTGATATTGAATTAATCGGTTTAGGTGTAACAGATCTTTTTCACGATCAGCGATGGATCAATCAATTCGGTCATCCCCTTGTTGCCTTACATCTTATTAATGGCGGTATTGGTGAGCCTGAATCGCCAACCTGTTTGGTCATTTATGAGCAAGGAAGAAAAGTCGATTTCACCTTTGCGGAACCTTGTCGACTACAGAAAATGCAACAATATGGGCTTGATGATACCTATGCACGGGGATACACCATTTTACTTGATAAAACAGGTATTACTGAAAAACTACCAAACGGTTTTATACTGCCCTCTTTAAAACAACTCAGCGAACAGCAATTCACTTTTATTGCAAAAGAATTCTGGTATGAAGCACATCAAGTTGCAATTGCGTTATTACGTAATGAAATGTGGAGTGCTTGGTCAAGAGACGCAGATATGAAAAAAGCACTGCTGACCATGACAGAATGTTTAGTTTCAACTAAACAAGGCAAGCAGCAAGATGTCTGGTATAACGGAAAAAACTATCAAACATGGATGCCGGAAACCATAACACAATCCATGGAAACCTTATTTGATTATCGTAATGCACAAACCGCAGCGACAGCCTTACATTCACTCATGACATGTTTTGATAAAGTAACCTCAGAACTAGCCCGACAGCTTAATTACCCTATCGATCCCTTAATGAATATTCGCATGCAAGAATTAGTGATTGGTTTGTTGCAAGATAGGGAACTATTGCCAGAAGGAATTTGA